The following proteins are co-located in the Castor canadensis chromosome 5, mCasCan1.hap1v2, whole genome shotgun sequence genome:
- the LOC109698527 gene encoding olfactory receptor 5K1-like codes for MVEENHTMKTEFILIGFSNHPDMRTLLFTVLFVIYLITMVGNIGLLILISKEWSLHTPMYIFLGNLALVDSCCACAITPKMLGNVFSEDKRISLCECMAQFYFLCTVETADCFLLAAMAYDCYVAICSPLQYHIMMSKKLCIQMTTGAFIAGNLHSMIHVGLLFRLTFCGPNHIHHFYWDILPLYRLSCVDPYVNELVLFIFAGSIQVFTIGSVLISYVHIVFTIFKMKSKEGRFKAFSTCASHFLSVSLFYGSIFFMYITPNLAEGDKDILAAVLFTIVVPLLNPFIYNLRNKDVKSVFQKILMKNHLKEV; via the coding sequence ATGGTGGAAGAAAATCATACCATGAAAACTGAGTTCATCCTCATAGGATTCTCAAATCACCCAGACATGAGAACCCTTCTGTTCACAGTGTTGTTTGTCATTTATCTGATCACCATGGTAGGGAATATTGGTCTGTTGATACTAATTTCAAAAGAATGGTCTCTTCACACACCAATGTACATCTTTCTAGGTAACTTGGCTCTTGTGGATTCTTGCTGTGCCTGTGCTATTACTCCTAAAATGTTAGGAAACGTCTTTTCTGAGGACAAAAGGATTTCCCTCTGTGAATGTATggcacaattttattttctctgcaccGTTGAAACAGCAGACTGCTTTCTTCTTGCAGCAATGGCTTATGACTGCTATGTGGCCATATGTAGTCCACTGCAATACCACATCATGATGTCCAAGAAACTCTGCATTCAGATGACCACAGGGGCCTTCATAGCTGGAAACCTGCATTCCATGATTCATGTCGGGTTACTATTTAGGTTAACATTCTGTGGGCCTAATCACATCCACCACTTTTACTGGGATATTCTACCCTTGTACAGACTGTCCTGTGTTGACCCTTATGTTAATGAACTGGTGCTATTTATCTTTGCAGGCTCAATTCAAGTCTTCACAATAGGTAGTGTCTTAATTTCCTATGTGCATattgtttttacaatttttaaaatgaagtccaAAGAGGGAAGATTCAAAGCCTTTTCTACCTGTGCATCTCACTTTTTatcagtttcattattctatggATCTATTTTCTTCATGTACATTACACCTAATTTAGCAGAAGGAGATAAAGATATACTTGCTGCTGTTTTGTTTACTATCGTAGTTCCCTTACTGAATCCTTTCATTTATAATCTGAGAAATAAGGACGTAAAAAGTGTCTTTCAaaaaattttgatgaaaaatCACCTCAAGGAAGTTTAA